A stretch of DNA from Granulicella pectinivorans:
AGTCCTCGACGCTGGCACCGAGGGGAAAGCGAGCGGCTCCTCCCCAGTGGAGGTTTCCGAGGAGGTCGTCGCCGGAGAGGAGGGTCTCGTCGGCTTCGTAGTAGAGGGTGGTTTCGGCGCGGCGGACGGCTTCGAAGTCGACGATGGGGAAGCGCTCGGCGTGGAGGAGGAGCCAGGCCTCGGCTTTGATCTCGTGGATGACGCGGAGCGAGCGATAGGGGTGGGTGGGGTCGGCGGCGAGGTGGTATCGGAAGCGTGAACCCCAACGGTCGCCGTTGCCGAAGAGGGCTTCGACGCGCTCGGGGGCGTGACCGACGATGAACTCGATGCGGAGGATTCCCTGATCGACGAGGGATTCGACGATGTGCTGGAGGGCGGGACGGTCTCCGAGGGGGAGAAGCGCGAGGGAGCGGTCGGCGTCGAGGCCGTGCATGGCGGGCGATGGCCCAGGAACGATGATGACGCCGATCATCGGATGCTACTCGCCGTGGCGCTTGCCGCGGAGTTGCGAAGGCGCTCTCGAAAGACGCGGTAGAGGAAGAGGCCGTTGCCGACGAAGTAGCGCTTCCACATGCGGCCGGGCTCCTGGTAGAAGCGGTAGAACCATTCGAGGCCGAGCTCGCGGAGCCAGATGGGAGCGCGAGGGATACGGCCTGAGTAGAAGTCGAGGAGGCCGCCGACGCCGATGGCGACCTTGGTGCCGAACTCGTTGAGGTGTTCGCTGATCCAGATGTCCTGGCGCGGAGCTCCGAAGGCGAGGAGCATGATGTCTGCTTTGGAGTTGCGGATGCCGGCGATGATGCCGGGTTCTTCGTCTTTCGAGAAGTAACCGTGGTGATAGCCGGCGACGCGGACGGCCGGGTGGTGCTCTGTGATCCATGCTGCGGCGGCTTCGGAGATGCCGGGCTTGCCTCCGAGCAGGTAGATGCTCATGCCGGCCTTGCCGAGGGCGGCGCAGAGGAAGGGGAACATGTCGGTGCCGTTGACGTTTTCGCAGACGTTCTGGTCGAGCATTGCTCCGGCGATGCGGATGCCGATGCCGTCGGCGAGGGTGATGCGGGCGGCGGCGAGGGCGGCGCGGTAGACGGGGTTGATGACCGAGATGTTCATGCAGTCGGCGTTGGTGAAGCAGACCTGGTTGGACTTGCCCTCGCGGATGAGGTCGACGATGCGTTCGGAGGCCTCGGACATGGTGAGGTTGTCGATGCGGATGCCGAGGATGTGGATGATGGGCGGGGTGGGCCCGGTGTTGCGGGTGAAGATGGCGGTGGGGATGGCGCGGAGGGCGATGCCGAGGTCTCCCCAGAAGGTCTTGGTCTCGATGTATTCGAGGTCGAGGGAGAGCTCGGAGGTGTGGGCGATGTTGGCGCGCTTGCGGATCCAGGAGAGGGAGAGGAGACCGGGGCGGAGGTCGTAGCGCTTCCAGGCGTTGCGGGGATCGTCGACGATCTCTTCGGGGTGGATGGGGCGCGGCCCGATGAAGGACATCTCGCAGATGAGCACGTTGTAGAGCGCGGGCATGTTGCGGAGGAAGGTCATGCGCTGGAAGAAGCCGAATTTGGGGAAGTAGAACTCGTACTGAGCGTAGCGTTTGGCCCAGCGTCCGAGGCGGATCTGGCTGCGGATGCCCCCATCGGCGTAGATGGCGATGACGAAGAGGATGAGGAGGAGAGGGCTGAGGAGGGTGATGAAGATAAAGGCGAGGTAGGTATCGGCGAGGACGCGGAGGAGGCGGGCGGCACGGACGGCGACGTGCCATTTTTTCGTCCGGCGGGCCTGGGCGCGGCGGCGGTTGCGTATGCCGTCTTCGGAGAACGCGTCGACGAGTTCGGCGAGGAGTTTGCTCCTGTCGAGGGGGGCTACTTCCTGCGGCTTTTTATCCGGCGTATCGGCTGGCATGCGCTCTAAAGATGTAGATGTGCGTTGGATGGGGCTGGATCGACCGGGCTGTGAGGTTCGCCTTGCTTCTTGTGATCTTCCTTACAAAGAGTGACACATTCCCGGCGCTGCGCGAAGGCGGGGTTTTGAGGATCGGCCAGGAGTGTTCCCGTTTGAACAACATGCCCGGAGGCCGCTCGCGATTTTGAATTGCGGTTGACCGCTGATCGGCAAGGATAACGCGCGCGGTGTGGAGAGTCCACTACACCGAAGTAACTCCCTCCGTCGGGAGATAATAAGGGGACGCGGGTCTCTCGACCGGGCAGAGACGATGTGATACATCTGAACTGTTCCGCATCGGCAGAGTGCAGGTTCGCGAGGAATTCTGGAGCGTAGCGATGATGGTTTTGACCTCGGAAGAGGGCGATGTTTCCGTTGGCCGGGTTGAGTCGAAGGTGCTCGACGCAGGCACGACGGCGGCCTTCAAGGAGGCGATGAAACCTTTGCTGCGCGATGGGGCGAAGGTGGTTCTGGACCTCTCGAAGGTGGAGTTTATCGACTCGAGCGGTCTGGGTGCGCTGGTGTCGAGCCTGAAGGCGGCGCATGGGGTGAACGCGGAGATCAAGCTGTTCGGGTTGCGGAAGCCGGTTCGGGCTCTGTTCGAACTGGTGCGGATGCATCGGGTGTTTGAGGTCTTCAACAGCGCGGAAGAGGCGATTTCGTCGTACAAGGGGTGACGATGAAGACGCTGCGGGTGGGGTATCTGGTCAGTAAGTACCCGGATGTGTCACACACGTTCATCTTGCGTGAGGTGCTGGCCCTGCGGGCGCGGGGCATGGAGATTGCGGTCGCTTCGATCAATGGGCCCCGGGTGTTGACCGAGGTGGAGCGGATTGAGGCTGAGAAGACCTTTTATGTGAAGGCGGCGGGCGCGAAGGGCGCGATGAAGGCGCTGGGGTCGCTGCTTTCGACGGAGCCGGTGGGCGTGCTGCGCGGGTTGGTGTATGGGGTGAGGATGGGTGGGGGCGACCTGCGGCGGGTGCTTCTCGGTGGTTTTTATTTTGTCGAGGCTCTGATTTTGCTGCACTGGCTGCGGCGTCAGCGGCTGACGCATGTGCATGTTCACTTTGCGACGCCGGCGGCCGCGGTGGCGGCGATTGCGACGAAGATTGCGACGAGTACGTCGCCGCTGACGATGTCGATGACGGTGCATGGGCCGGATGAGTTTTACGACGTGACGGCTTACTCGCTGGCGGCGAAGGTGGCGGCTTCGAAGTTTGTGGTGTGCATCAGCTTCTTTGCGCAGAGCCAGATGATGAAGCTTTCGGAGGAGTGGGGGAAGTTTGAGATTGGGCGGCTGGGGGTGGACTCGGGGCACTTTGGGGCTCGCGGAGTGAAGGCTGTGG
This window harbors:
- a CDS encoding glycosyltransferase family 4 protein translates to MKTLRVGYLVSKYPDVSHTFILREVLALRARGMEIAVASINGPRVLTEVERIEAEKTFYVKAAGAKGAMKALGSLLSTEPVGVLRGLVYGVRMGGGDLRRVLLGGFYFVEALILLHWLRRQRLTHVHVHFATPAAAVAAIATKIATSTSPLTMSMTVHGPDEFYDVTAYSLAAKVAASKFVVCISFFAQSQMMKLSEEWGKFEIGRLGVDSGHFGARGVKAVEGVFKVLCVGRLVGAKGQRILIEAVELLRGQGREVELDLVGDGPDRQALEAFVNSRGLGGAVRFAGSVGQDRIRDFYGAADVFAMASFAEGIPVVLMEAMSMEIPVVATGINGIPELIRDGMDGLLVAPSDVRGMAWAIARLMNDEALRETLGKAGRVKVGAEYALAGSADGLLEIFRRRLA
- a CDS encoding STAS domain-containing protein, coding for MMVLTSEEGDVSVGRVESKVLDAGTTAAFKEAMKPLLRDGAKVVLDLSKVEFIDSSGLGALVSSLKAAHGVNAEIKLFGLRKPVRALFELVRMHRVFEVFNSAEEAISSYKG
- a CDS encoding WecB/TagA/CpsF family glycosyltransferase — protein: MPADTPDKKPQEVAPLDRSKLLAELVDAFSEDGIRNRRRAQARRTKKWHVAVRAARLLRVLADTYLAFIFITLLSPLLLILFVIAIYADGGIRSQIRLGRWAKRYAQYEFYFPKFGFFQRMTFLRNMPALYNVLICEMSFIGPRPIHPEEIVDDPRNAWKRYDLRPGLLSLSWIRKRANIAHTSELSLDLEYIETKTFWGDLGIALRAIPTAIFTRNTGPTPPIIHILGIRIDNLTMSEASERIVDLIREGKSNQVCFTNADCMNISVINPVYRAALAAARITLADGIGIRIAGAMLDQNVCENVNGTDMFPFLCAALGKAGMSIYLLGGKPGISEAAAAWITEHHPAVRVAGYHHGYFSKDEEPGIIAGIRNSKADIMLLAFGAPRQDIWISEHLNEFGTKVAIGVGGLLDFYSGRIPRAPIWLRELGLEWFYRFYQEPGRMWKRYFVGNGLFLYRVFRERLRNSAASATASSIR